A single genomic interval of Aegicerativicinus sediminis harbors:
- a CDS encoding DUF6090 family protein has product MIHVFQRLRRRFLDNNRFSKYLLYAIGEILLVVIGILIALQVNNWNEGRKEKHLLNDHFLAIISNVKSDIQQLEKDAILRDSLRATNIKARNQIKEGLFDIETLTNSSRFFFEFYFTPNKSGYEALKNSGYMGKITNTRIDSLLHGYYVGLDNLREREISFNVFIENVEYDYRTKFSPLRISLLMGKDSLTQIEKNELLESYKSNYFQAGILRTSRQGTSLYYRLIENGKELIKELENNFNE; this is encoded by the coding sequence ATGATCCACGTATTCCAAAGGCTAAGACGTCGTTTTTTAGACAACAACCGTTTTTCCAAATATCTATTGTACGCCATAGGAGAAATACTTCTGGTCGTTATCGGAATTTTAATAGCCTTGCAGGTAAATAATTGGAATGAGGGTCGTAAAGAGAAACATCTCTTAAATGATCACTTTTTGGCCATTATCTCAAATGTCAAATCTGATATCCAACAATTAGAAAAAGACGCAATTTTAAGAGATAGTCTAAGAGCAACAAATATTAAGGCTCGCAATCAGATCAAGGAGGGCCTTTTCGATATTGAAACATTAACTAATTCCTCAAGATTCTTTTTCGAGTTTTATTTCACCCCTAACAAAAGTGGATACGAAGCTTTAAAAAATTCGGGTTATATGGGCAAGATTACAAATACTAGAATTGATTCATTATTACATGGGTATTACGTTGGATTAGATAATCTGAGGGAGCGTGAAATAAGCTTCAATGTATTCATAGAAAATGTGGAATATGATTACCGCACCAAATTTTCTCCTTTACGCATATCGTTACTTATGGGAAAAGACTCATTGACGCAAATTGAAAAAAATGAACTATTAGAGAGTTATAAATCTAACTATTTCCAAGCGGGCATTCTCAGAACCTCAAGGCAAGGAACATCTTTGTACTACAGGCTTATTGAAAACGGTAAAGAATTGATTAAGGAATTAGAAAACAACTTCAATGAGTAG
- a CDS encoding DUF6090 family protein, which produces MIKFFRGIRQQLVMENKTSKYLKYAIGEILLVVIGILIALQINNWNEDRKLRNTEHYYLKELKSEFKKNLKEINKVMARNNANLENALLLANYLASDSITLSNYDFDKHLFKSIVTEIQYRPSPGTLNEILNSGKLEIISNKTLRTKLSSWEAVLLKVRFQELEHATPRLKLLDLTYAQGNFREGYAATTNKTLDLKPRSSSIHNKKVFRTDQEFDNLMSVFYLSGQALNNNYYEELKEKIEGILELVDSELKIYD; this is translated from the coding sequence ATGATCAAGTTTTTTAGAGGGATAAGACAACAATTAGTCATGGAAAACAAAACATCCAAATACCTTAAATATGCAATTGGAGAAATTTTATTGGTTGTCATTGGGATTTTGATTGCGCTTCAAATCAATAATTGGAATGAAGATAGAAAGCTCCGAAATACCGAACATTACTATTTGAAAGAACTCAAATCGGAATTCAAAAAAAATCTTAAGGAAATAAACAAGGTAATGGCAAGAAATAACGCTAACCTTGAAAACGCTCTACTACTTGCTAATTATTTAGCTTCCGACTCTATTACATTATCAAATTATGATTTTGATAAACATTTGTTTAAGTCAATCGTTACAGAAATTCAGTATAGACCCTCCCCTGGCACCTTAAACGAAATTCTTAATTCTGGTAAACTTGAAATAATATCGAATAAAACCCTACGCACAAAACTCTCTTCATGGGAGGCCGTACTGCTGAAAGTTAGGTTCCAAGAATTAGAACATGCTACACCAAGGCTAAAACTATTAGACCTTACTTATGCACAAGGTAATTTCAGGGAAGGTTATGCAGCTACTACCAATAAGACCCTTGATTTAAAACCCCGTTCCTCAAGTATACATAACAAAAAAGTTTTTAGAACAGATCAAGAATTCGATAATTTAATGTCTGTTTTTTATTTATCTGGACAGGCTTTAAATAATAATTATTACGAAGAATTAAAAGAGAAAATCGAAGGGATATTGGAATTGGTCGATTCAGAATTAAAGATCTATGATTAA
- a CDS encoding DUF6090 family protein: MENKTSKYIKYAIGEISLVVIGILIALQINNWNEERKLKLNDLQLCKELLNDALADSIFFQSRLVGLNQLKTAARYILEKPELRKPDSIILEIANEANGFFTYRGFRYLSTVVSNGKSYMQELQSKSVINALRRYNLQYDYVAGSIQRLNALNEKELNPLQKKHMNDFILLKENPNLETLNMMYDDEEVQKSIFLINDYINDTLNHLNILQLDNRALIEALRERIKNDL; this comes from the coding sequence ATGGAAAATAAAACATCTAAATACATAAAATATGCAATCGGCGAAATTTCACTTGTCGTTATAGGTATATTGATTGCCCTTCAAATAAACAATTGGAATGAAGAACGGAAACTGAAGCTGAATGATCTTCAGCTATGTAAGGAATTGTTGAATGATGCCTTGGCAGACTCAATATTTTTTCAATCGAGACTTGTAGGATTAAATCAATTAAAAACGGCAGCTCGTTACATTCTTGAAAAACCCGAACTACGAAAACCCGATTCGATTATTTTAGAAATAGCGAATGAGGCCAATGGATTTTTCACCTATAGGGGATTCCGTTATTTATCAACTGTGGTAAGCAATGGAAAAAGCTACATGCAAGAGTTACAATCTAAATCGGTCATAAATGCATTAAGGCGTTATAATTTACAATATGATTATGTGGCGGGTTCTATACAACGATTGAATGCTTTAAATGAAAAGGAATTGAATCCCTTGCAAAAAAAGCATATGAATGATTTTATACTTTTAAAGGAAAACCCAAACCTAGAAACCTTAAATATGATGTACGATGATGAGGAGGTACAAAAATCCATCTTTCTTATCAATGATTATATAAATGACACTCTAAATCACCTTAATATCCTTCAATTAGATAATAGAGCTTTGATTGAAGCGCTGAGAGAACGGATTAAAAATGACTTGTAG
- a CDS encoding DUF6090 family protein, with protein MLRLFKNSRLRLTSGNNGMRYFKYAIGEIVLVVIGILIALSINNWNQSRLDKKQSIEYHQRLIEDMDRVIERSNTLLERANSTLTSIVNSVAVLEKGKIETPKEKADLDYALVWFSRFNYQTPDLSTLEEMKSNGDLNLIYDVKLRKRIVDFNGYLYTVAAIYDNLGMIVHGDLSYFDKFMRSYINLENLDVNFNYDFDQMVSDPEFINRFSRLATHWRGSSYFAGQVERDAVKLKEEIQNELEKLK; from the coding sequence ATGCTCCGTTTATTTAAAAATAGTCGGTTAAGGTTGACATCCGGAAATAATGGAATGCGATATTTCAAATATGCCATTGGGGAAATTGTGTTAGTTGTTATTGGAATTTTGATAGCACTTAGCATCAATAATTGGAACCAATCCCGTTTAGACAAAAAGCAATCTATAGAGTACCATCAGCGGCTTATTGAAGATATGGACCGTGTTATAGAACGCAGCAATACACTCCTTGAAAGGGCAAATAGCACCTTAACATCAATCGTTAATTCTGTTGCTGTTCTTGAAAAAGGTAAAATTGAAACACCCAAGGAAAAGGCCGATCTAGACTATGCATTGGTATGGTTTTCACGATTCAACTATCAAACCCCCGATCTCTCTACTCTGGAAGAAATGAAAAGCAATGGAGACCTAAATCTTATTTATGATGTTAAACTAAGGAAACGAATTGTAGACTTTAACGGATACCTCTACACAGTTGCCGCGATTTACGACAACCTCGGAATGATTGTCCATGGCGACCTTTCCTATTTCGACAAGTTTATGAGGTCCTACATAAACCTAGAAAACTTGGATGTTAATTTCAATTATGACTTCGACCAAATGGTATCAGATCCCGAATTTATTAACCGTTTTTCCCGATTAGCAACGCATTGGAGAGGTAGTTCTTATTTCGCCGGGCAAGTAGAACGAGATGCGGTTAAATTAAAGGAAGAAATCCAAAACGAATTAGAAAAATTAAAATGA
- a CDS encoding DUF6090 family protein — translation MIKFFRHIRERLIMENKTFKYFKYAIGEIILVVIGILIALQVNNWNEEQREIKQGELIKKNIHQEFIKNQKLLQESKRLNEEALNANQLLINLVGAERPELAKYNLDSLINSSLMAETYLPTSNALQDITQSGRMNLLQDDELKNTILDWNAALDLFREYNHLQSNWYNNQYFPYIMPTVSFRQMDIYNKKPWAGKSKLTTDYYSIFHDIKFENLMENNLYLIDYMLTKLRDIEKYQKKIIELTKQK, via the coding sequence ATGATCAAATTCTTCAGACATATCCGAGAACGGTTAATTATGGAAAACAAAACCTTTAAATACTTTAAATACGCCATTGGGGAAATTATTTTGGTAGTCATTGGTATTTTAATAGCTCTTCAGGTGAACAATTGGAATGAGGAACAACGAGAAATTAAGCAAGGTGAACTCATTAAAAAGAATATCCATCAAGAATTTATCAAAAACCAAAAATTGCTTCAAGAATCAAAAAGGCTTAATGAGGAAGCATTAAATGCCAATCAATTATTAATTAATCTGGTAGGTGCGGAAAGACCGGAGTTGGCCAAATATAATCTAGACAGCCTCATTAACTCGTCTTTAATGGCTGAGACCTACCTCCCAACTAGTAACGCATTGCAAGACATAACGCAATCTGGTCGAATGAATTTACTTCAAGACGACGAGCTGAAAAATACAATATTGGATTGGAATGCCGCTCTAGACTTGTTTCGGGAATACAATCACTTACAATCCAATTGGTATAACAACCAATATTTCCCTTATATAATGCCAACAGTTTCTTTTAGGCAAATGGATATTTATAACAAGAAACCATGGGCCGGCAAGAGCAAATTAACTACAGATTATTATTCGATATTTCATGACATAAAATTTGAAAACCTCATGGAGAATAATTTGTATCTCATAGACTATATGCTCACCAAACTTAGGGACATAGAGAAATATCAGAAGAAAATCATTGAATTAACTAAACAGAAGTAG
- a CDS encoding DUF6090 family protein, producing MENKNYKYLKYAIGEIILVVIGILIALQINNWNENKHENKRREILMTELRKDFLFNKEQLDYVYNGIHESMTSSKKIIDMFPINEETNLDSLSFLLSKGNVFSWYTFNPRNGTVNSLINTSSFEIIDNQELRTLLVGWEDAVSDYSEDEILANEFLANQLNPFTFKNFDYDFDFNNSKNDLSVLQNLEFENLIKERHNTLRYIVEAGDRNDYIVLKDIINRVLELTSKNNN from the coding sequence ATGGAAAATAAAAATTACAAATACCTAAAATATGCCATAGGAGAAATTATTCTAGTCGTCATTGGTATTTTGATTGCTCTTCAAATAAATAACTGGAATGAAAACAAACATGAAAATAAGCGGCGTGAAATTTTAATGACGGAGCTCAGAAAGGACTTCTTATTCAATAAAGAACAGCTAGACTATGTATACAATGGCATCCATGAATCGATGACGAGCTCTAAAAAAATCATCGATATGTTCCCAATTAACGAGGAGACCAATTTGGATTCTTTATCCTTTTTATTGAGCAAGGGAAATGTATTTAGTTGGTACACTTTCAACCCTAGAAATGGAACCGTTAATAGCCTAATAAATACTTCATCATTTGAAATTATTGATAATCAAGAACTAAGAACACTTTTGGTTGGTTGGGAAGATGCCGTTAGCGATTATTCAGAGGACGAGATATTAGCAAACGAATTTCTCGCAAACCAACTAAATCCCTTCACTTTTAAGAATTTTGACTATGACTTCGACTTCAATAATTCAAAAAACGACTTATCTGTATTGCAGAATCTTGAATTTGAAAATTTAATAAAGGAACGACACAATACATTACGCTACATTGTAGAAGCGGGTGACAGAAACGATTACATTGTTCTAAAGGATATTATTAATAGGGTTTTAGAACTTACATCAAAAAATAACAATTAG
- a CDS encoding DUF6090 family protein, translating into MSRFFNKIRKTILDSGQMKKYSIYALGEIILVVIGILIALQINNWNETEKAKAKEVESLKNLVQDLKFDLISFERNKQTITDIAKSYHQLYEIGVKNIDTIKINTPNNIRRLPYYNPIITDKNPLTIGVISNETIKQEILNYFRAMVDMNDSYGEFEYVIQRRLRIFLSDKQVHDLPGWFENKDMRYKSGIYKNFIKAEDLVKLSKTPEFQQLLLEASIKAEESLMALNALMEQNKKLIASIENSLPEK; encoded by the coding sequence ATGAGTAGATTCTTTAATAAAATAAGGAAAACAATATTGGATTCTGGTCAAATGAAAAAATATAGCATTTATGCTTTGGGAGAGATCATCTTAGTCGTTATAGGCATTTTGATTGCGCTCCAAATAAATAATTGGAATGAAACTGAAAAGGCTAAAGCGAAGGAAGTTGAATCCCTGAAAAATTTGGTCCAAGATCTCAAGTTTGATTTAATCTCCTTTGAAAGAAACAAACAAACAATTACCGACATAGCAAAATCGTACCATCAATTGTACGAAATTGGAGTTAAGAATATCGATACCATTAAAATAAACACCCCCAATAATATCAGAAGATTACCATATTATAATCCGATCATAACTGATAAAAATCCATTGACAATTGGTGTTATTTCAAACGAAACCATAAAACAAGAAATTTTGAATTACTTCCGGGCCATGGTAGATATGAACGATAGCTATGGAGAATTCGAATATGTTATCCAAAGGAGATTACGCATCTTTTTAAGTGATAAACAAGTCCATGATTTACCGGGATGGTTTGAGAATAAGGACATGAGGTACAAAAGCGGGATATATAAAAATTTTATTAAAGCAGAAGATTTGGTAAAACTGTCAAAAACACCAGAGTTCCAGCAATTACTTCTGGAGGCTTCTATAAAGGCAGAAGAATCACTCATGGCACTAAACGCTCTTATGGAACAAAACAAAAAACTCATTGCCTCGATAGAAAACTCATTGCCAGAAAAATGA
- a CDS encoding DUF6090 family protein, with translation MIKFFRNIRQSLIMEKNTAKYLKYAIGEIVLVVIGILIALQINNWNEFRKERNLELNLLEGVLKSVVSDTSRLSNEMTRFNELLEYADYIKIKFDDGSAYEKKLDTAFAQIAISHLYTPDYTAFDRITSVGVDIIKNDSLRNLMVHYYDTSRHLSFVETYFENSKYYRQHIFPKYFKSYKYGREVIPVDYNSLKESSEFRVALDYSINDAKYFKNWALHRRDDAKKLIALLNENLNQLPHD, from the coding sequence ATGATCAAATTTTTTAGAAACATACGTCAGTCATTAATTATGGAGAAAAATACCGCCAAATACTTAAAATATGCAATAGGTGAAATCGTATTGGTAGTTATCGGAATCCTTATTGCCCTTCAAATAAACAATTGGAATGAGTTTAGAAAAGAACGGAATTTAGAACTCAATTTACTTGAAGGAGTTTTAAAAAGTGTAGTTTCAGACACGTCTAGGTTGAGTAATGAAATGACTCGTTTTAATGAATTGTTAGAATACGCCGATTATATAAAAATCAAATTTGATGATGGCAGTGCCTATGAGAAAAAACTCGATACAGCCTTCGCGCAAATTGCAATAAGCCACCTTTATACCCCAGATTATACCGCTTTTGATAGGATAACTAGTGTAGGAGTAGATATCATCAAAAACGATAGTTTAAGAAACTTAATGGTGCATTATTACGATACTTCTAGGCATTTATCTTTTGTTGAAACCTATTTTGAAAACTCTAAATATTACAGACAGCATATTTTCCCAAAATATTTTAAATCCTATAAATATGGACGAGAAGTTATCCCTGTGGATTATAATTCACTTAAAGAAAGTTCTGAGTTCAGGGTTGCTTTGGATTATAGCATAAATGATGCAAAATATTTTAAAAATTGGGCCCTACACCGTAGAGATGATGCAAAAAAATTAATCGCATTACTGAACGAAAATCTTAATCAATTACCTCATGATTAA
- a CDS encoding DUF6090 family protein, with amino-acid sequence MENKTSNYLTYAFGEIVLVVVGILIALAINNWNEERQIELGQTQFLKSLKEDLSNDLTQLNKIIEYQTGKLKTVSALQKELQTTKNFGKIETLFTQSQYASNDTFFANTGTYTTSISSGAIANLTPEALKIAITTLYERFYYRLTYNGEVYDDRTNEVAFKRGEFYNKIDKKLVNPEVLNSSGFANLITVLLHDNNTYVDLANQTQREILKVLELINQRLKE; translated from the coding sequence ATGGAAAATAAAACCTCTAATTATCTCACCTATGCCTTTGGTGAAATTGTATTAGTCGTTGTTGGTATTTTAATCGCCTTAGCCATCAATAACTGGAACGAAGAACGACAAATAGAACTTGGGCAAACACAATTTCTAAAAAGTCTAAAAGAAGACTTATCCAATGATCTAACACAGTTAAATAAGATAATTGAGTATCAAACCGGAAAATTAAAAACCGTTTCAGCATTACAAAAAGAGCTTCAAACCACCAAAAATTTTGGAAAAATTGAAACCTTGTTTACCCAATCACAATATGCTTCTAACGATACGTTTTTCGCTAACACTGGTACCTATACTACCTCCATTTCATCAGGTGCCATAGCTAATTTAACACCAGAGGCCTTAAAAATTGCAATTACAACTTTATACGAACGCTTTTATTACCGACTCACCTATAACGGAGAAGTTTACGACGACCGAACAAATGAAGTTGCCTTTAAACGAGGGGAATTTTATAATAAGATTGATAAAAAGTTGGTCAATCCTGAAGTTCTCAACTCTAGTGGATTTGCAAACTTAATTACAGTTTTACTGCACGATAATAACACCTATGTCGATTTAGCAAACCAAACACAAAGAGAAATTCTTAAAGTTTTAGAATTAATAAACCAAAGACTTAAGGAGTAG
- a CDS encoding DUF6090 family protein, with protein MIKFLRNIRRNLLSHGKTFNYLKYAIGEIILVMIGILLALQVNNWNENRKMRAFEKEILTLIDQNLSRDSILLSMERLKCYEGITYTDKLLEQVALANYSDTLNVWMGKIISFERFKSQSSAFEVLKSKGFESISDNELRLALISYYDESLFKLYESLNDVLQSFNTDWIPLIKEEFTDFKWTEYCIPVNAKDLFDKPSTIVLFKLFKDNRAGELRKMDSSLAEIHHIRNLIRTHKNE; from the coding sequence ATGATCAAATTCCTTAGAAACATACGCCGAAATTTATTGAGTCATGGTAAAACCTTTAACTATTTAAAATACGCCATTGGAGAAATTATTTTGGTTATGATAGGAATCCTTTTGGCTCTTCAGGTAAATAATTGGAATGAAAACAGAAAGATGAGGGCTTTTGAAAAGGAGATCTTAACCCTTATAGACCAGAACCTCTCCAGAGATTCGATTTTGTTGTCCATGGAGCGTTTAAAATGTTATGAAGGAATAACCTATACAGATAAATTATTAGAACAAGTAGCCCTAGCAAATTATAGTGATACCTTGAACGTTTGGATGGGGAAAATTATATCATTTGAAAGGTTTAAATCACAGTCAAGTGCATTTGAAGTATTAAAATCTAAAGGCTTTGAAAGCATATCTGACAATGAGCTTCGACTTGCATTGATTTCCTATTACGATGAAAGTCTTTTTAAACTTTATGAGAGTTTAAATGATGTTTTGCAATCTTTCAATACCGACTGGATTCCACTAATAAAAGAAGAATTTACCGATTTTAAATGGACAGAATATTGCATCCCTGTGAATGCAAAAGATTTATTTGATAAACCCTCAACCATTGTATTGTTTAAACTGTTCAAAGACAACAGAGCCGGTGAATTACGAAAAATGGACAGCTCCCTTGCCGAAATCCATCATATTCGAAATTTAATCAGAACCCATAAAAATGAATAA
- a CDS encoding potassium channel family protein has protein sequence MKSQPTILILFLLLPIICYSQETSFKEYSYSQFFEMIEAEQDSIFKLKDAIIKYNGKTDSLRTTYKASFQDPIPIHNPEEKYIIDKVIDLENVHFTTKFQRRVKDSIDSSNIFFRSGALINLHFKKRVFFRNVAGSSIFNCVFDDAFFLGYGELCNYDRDFWNRKDINIQRNPDIGKNIFDKGISFASGRCPKNDEIGLGLSIFKNRIYSPKTTFGETNYGTRINSDNLSHFVINENTFTGEGTVGFYAENYETYTLVKNSYESPKTEIALTGEHDALVIKENSFKRGVSLSLNNIKSSDLIEWKQFKNNIISFNAFQNYVSLLPDEEYYETFTDSFTTLYKEKLRYQNAEIYGGEAALRGVLYKHYRENFDMVSANEVFMNLKDFETQRLEYIFNSNPSFDTFFTWKVNQFLKEFSNYGTKPSKAITFSVYVIFFFAIIYLFFPNSWDRHGRKRILNRYSFFIKYMRRDMGIHEVYLEDMQPELLEYEEYKNLVQSSDKAIPKFFSITALPMYRWAVSGTKLYASFLRKIDIMKGTWQELPSHKRFGKSILLTGAFFISLIYDLFIKVLNALMLSINTFTTLGFGEIPIKGLPRYLAIIQGFIGWFMLTIFSVSLISQLLN, from the coding sequence ATGAAATCTCAACCAACCATCCTAATACTATTCTTACTTCTACCAATAATCTGTTATTCACAGGAAACGTCCTTTAAAGAATACTCCTATTCCCAGTTTTTTGAGATGATTGAAGCTGAACAGGACAGTATTTTTAAACTAAAGGATGCCATCATTAAATACAATGGCAAAACCGATTCCTTGCGTACGACATACAAGGCCTCCTTTCAAGACCCAATTCCTATCCACAATCCAGAAGAAAAGTATATAATAGATAAGGTTATTGATCTGGAGAATGTGCATTTTACAACTAAATTTCAAAGAAGAGTAAAGGATTCTATTGACAGCTCGAATATTTTTTTCAGATCCGGTGCCCTTATAAATCTCCATTTTAAGAAAAGAGTTTTTTTTAGGAATGTAGCGGGATCGAGTATTTTTAATTGTGTTTTTGACGATGCCTTTTTTCTAGGGTATGGTGAACTATGTAATTATGATAGAGACTTCTGGAATAGAAAAGACATTAACATTCAAAGGAATCCTGACATCGGTAAAAATATCTTCGATAAGGGCATCTCATTCGCTTCTGGTCGTTGTCCTAAAAATGATGAAATAGGGCTTGGATTATCCATTTTTAAAAATAGAATTTACTCTCCCAAAACCACTTTCGGTGAAACAAATTATGGCACAAGAATTAATTCAGACAACCTATCGCATTTCGTAATAAATGAAAATACTTTTACAGGTGAAGGAACAGTTGGATTTTATGCCGAAAATTATGAAACCTATACCTTGGTTAAAAACAGTTATGAAAGTCCCAAAACTGAAATTGCCTTAACGGGTGAACACGATGCTTTAGTTATAAAAGAAAATAGCTTTAAAAGAGGTGTTTCACTTTCTTTAAATAATATCAAATCTTCCGATTTAATTGAATGGAAGCAATTTAAAAACAATATTATTTCATTTAACGCCTTTCAAAATTATGTGAGCCTTCTACCTGATGAGGAGTATTATGAAACTTTTACGGACTCTTTTACAACTTTATACAAGGAAAAACTCCGCTATCAAAATGCCGAAATTTATGGAGGAGAAGCTGCTCTTAGAGGAGTATTATATAAGCATTACCGAGAAAATTTTGATATGGTAAGTGCTAATGAGGTCTTTATGAATCTTAAGGATTTTGAGACACAACGCCTGGAGTATATATTCAATTCAAACCCATCCTTTGATACCTTCTTTACCTGGAAAGTCAATCAGTTTTTAAAGGAGTTCTCTAACTATGGCACCAAACCTTCAAAGGCCATTACCTTTTCCGTGTATGTAATTTTCTTTTTTGCAATTATTTATTTGTTTTTTCCAAATTCTTGGGATCGGCATGGCCGGAAACGCATTTTAAATCGTTATTCTTTTTTTATTAAGTATATGAGAAGGGACATGGGGATCCATGAAGTATATCTAGAAGATATGCAACCTGAGCTATTGGAGTACGAAGAATACAAAAACCTTGTTCAAAGCTCAGATAAAGCTATTCCCAAATTTTTTTCCATAACAGCACTTCCTATGTATAGATGGGCAGTATCAGGAACCAAACTCTACGCCTCTTTTTTAAGAAAGATAGACATCATGAAAGGAACATGGCAAGAATTGCCTTCACATAAACGTTTTGGAAAATCTATCCTATTAACGGGAGCTTTTTTCATCTCCCTAATTTATGATCTTTTTATCAAGGTGTTAAACGCTTTAATGCTTTCCATCAACACTTTTACTACGCTTGGTTTTGGGGAAATCCCCATTAAAGGCCTACCTCGCTACTTGGCAATTATACAAGGGTTTATTGGCTGGTTTATGTTGACGATATTCTCAGTATCACTCATTTCTCAATTGCTGAATTAA
- a CDS encoding DUF6090 family protein, protein MGFLFRKLRFENIKYAKSYKYFKYAIGEIILVVIGILIALQVNNWNEDRKSNRREILLLKNVLGSLERDSILIEDIDSKITSIQYLNKSIENYLVSNITEDSITKLEYIRRALVFSPVTKINHPELSNEVSHLDLKTTIRAYYQSIDNLQFTITHFNEFQETVLRPALREGFAHNYSFRYNDEIKTPQNVENLINKEKFLELIKDPKFQQILFEWKVKAMAIGFVLDSIKIENLEFQKEVVKILQP, encoded by the coding sequence ATGGGATTTCTGTTTAGGAAATTGCGTTTTGAAAATATCAAATATGCCAAGTCTTATAAATACTTTAAATACGCGATTGGAGAGATTATTCTAGTTGTTATTGGTATTTTAATTGCACTGCAGGTAAACAATTGGAATGAAGACAGAAAATCCAACAGAAGAGAAATATTGCTCCTAAAAAATGTATTGGGCAGTTTAGAGCGAGACTCCATCTTAATAGAGGATATTGATTCTAAAATCACTTCCATACAATACCTAAACAAATCCATTGAAAACTACTTAGTAAGCAATATAACTGAAGATAGTATTACGAAGCTCGAATATATTAGAAGGGCTCTTGTTTTTAGCCCGGTTACAAAAATTAATCACCCTGAATTATCAAATGAAGTGAGCCATCTCGACTTAAAAACTACTATACGAGCTTATTACCAGTCTATCGATAATCTTCAATTTACTATCACACATTTTAATGAATTTCAAGAGACTGTATTAAGACCGGCATTACGCGAAGGTTTTGCACATAATTATAGTTTCAGGTATAACGATGAGATTAAAACACCTCAAAACGTCGAAAACCTAATAAATAAGGAAAAATTCTTGGAACTAATAAAGGATCCTAAATTTCAACAAATTTTGTTTGAATGGAAAGTAAAAGCCATGGCTATAGGGTTTGTACTGGATTCCATCAAAATTGAAAATCTTGAATTCCAAAAAGAAGTTGTAAAAATATTGCAACCGTAA